The Cellulomonas wangleii genome includes a region encoding these proteins:
- a CDS encoding ATP-binding protein, with the protein MRNLVLEQLAARVLESVSGAEVGHCLRVDDIAETEAFELARLLASEVDEERVRVAVLSSVTGELAVDVETAVGIRNDKARVFVLLVPPGQAHAASSLDNSFERLALVDELEAVAATLKNQVARRWPELPVTALFRKLRVPIEARLDYLAAVLESDDHRAFGRELWRVGLLVDTSEASLLRANLELNAELVAAVARPSTATTTVRERLRKVRVAPGEVHEKLVAVLDSAHGDLRNTVEWTHRLYTQQGITLSDIPWDREVASGIVELHMESFTRADGAVEKFSKLESSDSGALYIRTSPENPSSVGLRWKTKPAKPTDVASWLLELLPPADLRDDATSSVIDRRVKGTRMSTSLSLELGPDDLVGGALFVVRITALDANGVPLLLSDETPATADSDQFEVVIEDSLSERPMRHSSAASLAEAQLNAVLAGAPNTDIDMQAWDLEGKVFSARIGKHLGVQLRVAPTIVGLQRRVIADPAITAFEAKSDFGEPIVSQSALAQRWDLPAALARKRKDLLALLARSAPQDVPEVFSWDPDARKLAIEYAQSYKRALDAADDSQREALLRLDTVSLEVGTAARPELAVVVLPIHPLRVAWIATHFGVADSWCQELLAVGGAKVRRSAVDAELFARVQPANLPFTGLAATGDVLVYFDEVAFGSAVLLAPSVAAPEAVASAVYGALDVPRRSTALTAAAAMVSSRLDDFRRSHPEARALRIALMNPGDGEIAGLAVESLLAPATTAEDVTPDAPRVEVVAYGRDAGFASPLPRLTDLQRTLQLAQAPGSRSHLAPPLGIAVRPPDALVRDDRASHIAIIQDVAGLGMTGTLTAGTDRFAAFHDLLTPVITTRDHEGKAAWVSAPALLSTPDAPGRAAVEAHKSYQAALGAHTGLGSSPALRICVEPDGLQAIRVLHEVADWVMTLDRFVGLDLYDDALAMGLGTTSYMLDYAPDFIEGLSHRLTVTTKQRGEVVHILKRAMDDLGLDQVGESVTLIIESLLAISGRLVLRLQGSESFAREAVSLAALFAHLSARRKLEDAIIVPVDSHEEIFGRSAREADHPARRCDLLLVRVHRGGLRIECVEVKSRKAAALPLQLADDIVDQLEETRRLLVARFFAVDPPRVDAALQRARLAGMLHYYADRAVVNGTLSKEKLADTHKLIDRHLEAWAPVEISMHGYVISLNGAEGVPTQHRQVPISVLTAADLGQAGFSTKVVDEGKRAERPSADVAAKSSVDVPGNAGGGGVPQQPVAVTVAPTECDAEPIDSPVEAEFRKLEPSGPPQSIDVVLGTDVQGADLVWSVSTKGSPHCFILGIPGQGKSVTTRRVVRAFSEAGLPSLLLDFHGDMAADPPAGASVLDASQGLPFSPFEGALATGPLLNALAFETAEIIAYVAGLGEIQQSHVYKAIQNAYLGVIDGQELRAPSVEQFAEALEAVEAAAKGKHARERVRPLTDFGLFAGDGAGAFRPREGGMVVDVSAIPLEQVQLAAGAFLLRKVYRDMFQWPQDGTLKLAVVLDEAHRLAKDVTLPKLMKEGRKYGVVVVVASQGAADFHRDVVGNAGTKIAFRTNFPASKQVAGFLRGRSGQDLSMEIEKLAVGQAYVSTPDSPQARRIQMSR; encoded by the coding sequence ATGAGAAACCTGGTCCTCGAGCAGCTCGCCGCGCGCGTGCTCGAATCCGTGAGCGGCGCCGAGGTGGGCCACTGCCTCCGCGTGGACGACATCGCCGAGACCGAGGCGTTCGAGCTCGCACGCCTGCTCGCGAGCGAGGTCGACGAGGAGCGGGTCCGCGTGGCGGTGCTCTCGTCGGTCACCGGCGAACTTGCCGTCGACGTCGAGACCGCGGTCGGCATCCGCAACGACAAGGCTCGCGTCTTCGTGCTGCTGGTCCCGCCCGGCCAGGCCCACGCCGCGAGCTCGTTGGACAACTCGTTCGAGCGGCTCGCGCTCGTCGACGAACTCGAGGCCGTCGCTGCGACCCTGAAGAATCAGGTTGCCAGGAGGTGGCCCGAGCTGCCCGTGACGGCACTGTTCCGCAAGCTCCGTGTGCCGATCGAGGCGCGACTCGACTACCTGGCCGCTGTGCTTGAGTCGGACGACCACCGAGCCTTCGGGCGGGAACTATGGCGTGTGGGCCTCCTCGTCGACACGTCCGAGGCGTCCCTCCTGCGCGCCAACCTGGAGCTCAACGCCGAGCTCGTCGCCGCCGTCGCGAGACCGTCTACGGCCACGACCACCGTGCGGGAACGACTGCGCAAGGTCCGGGTCGCGCCGGGCGAGGTCCACGAGAAGCTCGTCGCCGTGCTCGACTCCGCGCACGGGGACCTACGGAACACCGTCGAGTGGACGCACCGCCTCTACACGCAGCAGGGGATCACCCTGTCCGACATCCCCTGGGACCGCGAGGTCGCGTCAGGGATCGTCGAGCTCCACATGGAGAGCTTCACCAGGGCGGATGGGGCGGTGGAGAAGTTCAGCAAGCTGGAGTCGTCGGACAGCGGCGCGCTGTATATCCGCACGTCGCCGGAGAACCCCAGCTCCGTGGGCCTGCGATGGAAGACGAAACCCGCCAAGCCCACCGACGTAGCCAGCTGGCTCCTGGAACTTCTGCCGCCGGCTGACCTCCGGGACGACGCCACGTCGTCCGTGATCGACCGCCGGGTCAAGGGAACCCGGATGTCCACGAGCCTCTCGTTGGAGCTCGGCCCGGACGACCTCGTCGGCGGCGCGCTGTTCGTTGTGCGCATCACCGCGCTCGACGCGAACGGCGTCCCTCTGCTGCTGTCCGACGAGACCCCGGCAACGGCAGACAGCGACCAGTTCGAGGTGGTGATCGAGGACTCTCTGTCCGAGAGGCCGATGCGGCATTCCTCAGCCGCCTCGCTGGCGGAGGCTCAGCTCAACGCCGTGCTTGCGGGCGCACCGAACACCGACATCGATATGCAGGCGTGGGATCTCGAGGGGAAGGTCTTCTCGGCACGGATCGGCAAGCACCTCGGGGTGCAGCTCCGGGTCGCCCCAACGATCGTCGGCCTCCAGCGCCGGGTCATCGCTGATCCCGCGATCACCGCGTTCGAGGCCAAGTCGGACTTCGGCGAGCCGATCGTCTCGCAGTCCGCTCTCGCACAGCGTTGGGACCTGCCCGCCGCGCTCGCCAGGAAGCGCAAGGACCTGTTGGCGCTCCTCGCCCGGTCCGCACCGCAGGACGTGCCGGAGGTCTTCTCGTGGGACCCCGACGCCAGGAAACTCGCGATCGAGTACGCGCAGAGCTACAAGCGAGCGCTCGACGCTGCTGACGACAGCCAGCGCGAGGCGCTGCTCCGGCTGGACACAGTGTCGCTCGAGGTCGGCACCGCGGCGAGGCCGGAGCTCGCGGTCGTCGTGCTCCCGATCCATCCCCTGAGAGTCGCCTGGATCGCGACGCATTTCGGTGTCGCCGATTCCTGGTGCCAGGAACTGCTCGCGGTGGGCGGCGCGAAGGTGCGCCGATCGGCCGTCGACGCGGAACTGTTCGCGCGCGTGCAACCGGCGAACCTGCCGTTCACGGGCCTCGCGGCCACCGGGGATGTCCTCGTGTACTTCGACGAGGTGGCATTCGGTTCAGCGGTGCTCCTGGCTCCGTCCGTCGCGGCGCCCGAGGCGGTCGCGTCGGCGGTGTACGGCGCGCTCGACGTGCCGCGGCGGTCCACCGCGCTCACCGCGGCCGCGGCCATGGTGTCCAGCCGACTGGACGACTTCCGCCGTTCGCACCCCGAAGCGCGTGCCCTGCGCATCGCGCTGATGAACCCCGGTGACGGGGAGATCGCCGGCCTTGCGGTCGAGTCGCTGCTCGCTCCCGCGACGACGGCCGAGGACGTCACGCCCGATGCTCCGCGCGTCGAGGTCGTTGCTTACGGGCGCGACGCGGGCTTCGCGTCTCCCCTTCCCCGCCTCACCGACCTGCAGCGGACGCTTCAGTTGGCTCAAGCGCCCGGCTCGCGGAGCCACCTGGCCCCGCCGCTGGGCATCGCCGTGCGCCCGCCGGACGCACTGGTACGAGACGACCGGGCCAGTCACATCGCGATCATTCAGGACGTCGCGGGTCTGGGGATGACCGGGACGCTCACGGCGGGGACCGACCGTTTCGCGGCCTTCCACGACCTGCTCACTCCCGTCATCACGACGAGGGACCACGAGGGGAAGGCTGCCTGGGTGAGCGCGCCGGCCTTGCTGTCGACCCCCGACGCACCCGGTCGCGCCGCCGTCGAGGCGCACAAGTCCTACCAGGCAGCTCTCGGCGCGCACACCGGCCTGGGCTCCTCGCCTGCGCTGAGGATTTGCGTCGAGCCCGATGGTCTGCAGGCGATCCGCGTGCTTCACGAAGTGGCGGATTGGGTGATGACCCTCGACCGGTTCGTCGGGCTCGACCTCTACGACGACGCCCTCGCGATGGGTCTGGGAACAACCAGCTACATGCTCGACTATGCGCCTGACTTCATCGAGGGCCTGAGCCACCGGTTGACGGTGACTACCAAGCAACGCGGCGAGGTCGTCCACATCCTCAAGCGGGCGATGGACGACCTCGGCCTCGATCAGGTCGGTGAGTCCGTCACGCTGATCATCGAGAGCCTGCTCGCGATCTCGGGGCGGCTCGTCCTGCGGCTCCAGGGCAGCGAGTCCTTCGCGCGGGAGGCGGTCAGCCTCGCGGCGCTGTTCGCACACCTCTCCGCACGTCGGAAGCTGGAGGACGCGATCATCGTCCCTGTCGACTCCCACGAGGAGATCTTCGGCAGGTCGGCGCGGGAGGCCGACCATCCCGCGCGTCGGTGTGACCTGCTGCTCGTGCGCGTCCACCGTGGCGGACTGCGCATCGAGTGCGTGGAGGTGAAGTCGCGCAAGGCGGCTGCGTTGCCGCTCCAGCTCGCGGACGACATCGTCGATCAGCTCGAGGAGACCAGGCGGCTCCTTGTCGCGCGCTTCTTCGCTGTCGATCCTCCGCGTGTCGATGCCGCACTCCAGCGCGCGAGGCTGGCCGGCATGCTGCACTACTACGCCGACCGGGCCGTCGTGAACGGGACCCTGTCGAAGGAAAAGTTGGCCGACACGCACAAGCTGATCGATCGGCATCTAGAGGCGTGGGCGCCTGTGGAAATCTCGATGCACGGCTACGTGATCAGCCTCAATGGCGCGGAGGGCGTCCCGACGCAGCATCGGCAAGTCCCGATCTCGGTGCTCACCGCGGCGGACCTTGGCCAGGCTGGCTTCTCGACAAAGGTCGTAGATGAGGGTAAGCGTGCCGAGCGCCCATCAGCGGACGTGGCAGCAAAGTCATCTGTCGACGTCCCCGGGAACGCAGGTGGCGGCGGGGTCCCACAGCAACCTGTCGCCGTGACGGTCGCGCCGACGGAGTGCGATGCAGAGCCCATCGACTCGCCTGTAGAAGCTGAGTTTCGAAAGCTAGAGCCGTCCGGCCCGCCCCAGAGCATCGACGTTGTTCTCGGTACCGACGTCCAGGGGGCGGATCTGGTGTGGTCCGTGAGCACGAAGGGCAGTCCGCACTGCTTCATCCTCGGGATCCCGGGTCAGGGCAAGTCCGTCACGACCCGTCGCGTCGTCCGCGCCTTCTCGGAGGCTGGTCTGCCGTCGCTGCTGCTGGACTTCCACGGTGACATGGCGGCAGACCCCCCGGCGGGGGCGAGTGTGCTCGACGCGAGTCAGGGGCTCCCCTTCAGCCCGTTCGAGGGTGCCCTCGCGACGGGCCCCCTGCTGAACGCACTGGCGTTCGAGACCGCGGAGATCATCGCCTACGTCGCCGGCCTCGGTGAGATCCAGCAGTCGCACGTGTACAAGGCGATCCAGAACGCTTACCTCGGTGTGATCGACGGTCAGGAGCTCCGAGCGCCATCGGTCGAGCAGTTCGCCGAAGCGCTGGAGGCAGTCGAGGCCGCGGCAAAGGGAAAGCACGCACGAGAAAGAGTCCGTCCTCTCACTGACTTCGGGCTGTTCGCCGGTGATGGTGCTGGCGCGTTTCGGCCGCGAGAGGGAGGGATGGTCGTCGACGTCAGCGCTATCCCGCTGGAGCAGGTGCAGCTCGCCGCAGGTGCGTTCTTGCTGCGCAAGGTGTACCGCGACATGTTCCAGTGGCCGCAGGACGGAACGCTGAAGCTGGCCGTGGTACTCGATGAAGCGCATCGGTTGGCGAAGGACGTGACGCTTCCCAAGCTGATGAAGGAGGGGCGGAAGTACGGCGTCGTCGTCGTCGTCGCCAGCCAGGGGGCGGCCGACTTCCACCGA
- a CDS encoding protein kinase domain-containing protein — translation MAELAVYSYAGPGEQVAAETLAKELPADWLIVVGRELPTPQKDDVDLLVIGRHHIFVLEEKHWGPTVEVLNGGWLVKGALRPSPVGRNSQVARILAGLLKARVPGYAVAARSKHLVQESVVLSYPGVTLDTTGYPPDDDHILLLHDAPAALMEWDRLSTDFAAVRNAVCEFLAGLSTRKSAPESLGPFTVLHEVAGVGRSRVFWGEDSDREPVVLRAYPMDGWGPGVDAGQLVKNERQATKQIADMQRSWGVEATFVDEARRWVVLPIRPVASLSLKRRAAARDLAVTEGGRVTDRAAGIVLDAFEALAEVHATGVLHRGLSPDRVLTARGDRVMFCDFYLAHLPTDFTVAPALADTVDSSVPFRAPELGYAIGAATTRSDVYALALSLLWWVNGDIRLTDEGAVKALPAAVDPADPVLAVLVSCVADDPAGRPEAGDVVERLSALLRPPPPPNAPADEPKQDVFEPDGIVGGRYRIERKLGQGGFATSWLARVVDRDAWRVIKQFHDSTAVTQAMHEFEAAEKLVSPRCARVWDYSADPAYIVSDYVPGRTLKELGAEQSAGAEEYRRIVLDALDGLAYMHSEGHLHRDISPNNIVVTNEGRAVLIDFGLTTAKSEAVTIAGTLAFVAPEVLAAGPWSPAADLYALGVSVLRTMLGREPYRSHDKSELVPLSREEQERWGADGSAIVNALFRLVEADTSVRPSSAADFARYLKTVAATDVEPGERAQNPTVLSLRRLYRGSAVGNAGNRGLDDRFARETYVRTLLDTQLTPSVLRGELDVVLLTGNPGDGKTSFLSTLRRRLTDEGAVDVTEPTAAGWRMKLGDRTFAAVYDASEARDGKSSDQLLVEALEGGAEHTALVAINDGRLLNFFQAHADVYEDLYVAVDQYARGRPVQNSRVAVVDLKRRSIAPTGGGGSGLAGKVLDSFVADELWLACQPCRARGICPIFANRDILRGSGRGPLLELVAISHLRRKRRATFRDVRSAIAWTLTGDRSCDDVHKAIEEGRDLRLATDAFAFDLAFSAGNPDYLVAEWASVDPATLAAPGVERAMRSETLELYTPRRPGFETRQVFFGSTSTRALRDEVRAYRFFDEFVDALNGDLDGSVKETVLLGLSRVLGAHGYQGSALALRDGESDGWSVLREIPAEEFTLVALEPDGRFVESQPEGLRLSHRLGSIVLTLDSYELIRRAADGEILGDSGAEAVKLELASFGNVLRTTPAHRVVVVDPSGGSDLVRNVGGVLTREGADS, via the coding sequence ATGGCTGAGCTCGCGGTGTATAGCTACGCCGGGCCTGGCGAGCAGGTGGCCGCCGAGACACTGGCGAAGGAGCTGCCTGCCGACTGGCTGATCGTCGTCGGAAGAGAACTTCCGACGCCGCAGAAGGACGACGTCGACCTCCTGGTCATCGGGCGGCACCACATCTTCGTGCTCGAGGAGAAGCACTGGGGGCCGACGGTCGAGGTCCTGAACGGCGGGTGGCTCGTCAAGGGCGCACTGCGGCCGAGTCCGGTGGGACGCAATTCCCAGGTCGCGAGGATCCTGGCCGGTCTTCTCAAGGCGAGGGTCCCCGGGTACGCGGTGGCAGCGAGGTCGAAGCATCTCGTTCAGGAATCAGTCGTGCTCTCCTACCCCGGCGTAACGCTTGACACGACCGGCTACCCGCCTGACGACGATCACATCCTGTTGCTCCACGACGCCCCCGCCGCGTTGATGGAATGGGACAGATTGAGCACGGACTTCGCGGCCGTGCGGAACGCCGTCTGCGAGTTCCTTGCCGGGCTGTCCACGAGGAAGTCGGCTCCCGAGTCACTCGGGCCCTTCACAGTCCTGCACGAGGTCGCCGGTGTCGGCCGGTCGCGCGTCTTCTGGGGCGAGGACAGCGATCGGGAGCCGGTGGTGCTCCGCGCCTACCCGATGGACGGCTGGGGCCCCGGGGTGGACGCGGGGCAGCTGGTGAAGAACGAGCGCCAAGCGACGAAGCAGATCGCGGACATGCAGCGGTCGTGGGGCGTCGAGGCCACCTTCGTCGACGAGGCGAGACGATGGGTCGTCCTGCCGATCCGCCCTGTCGCCAGCCTTTCGCTCAAGCGACGGGCCGCGGCCCGTGATCTGGCGGTCACGGAGGGCGGCCGCGTGACCGACCGCGCGGCCGGCATCGTCCTGGACGCCTTCGAGGCACTTGCGGAGGTGCACGCGACGGGTGTCCTGCACCGAGGACTCTCGCCTGATCGCGTCCTCACGGCTCGAGGCGATCGCGTCATGTTCTGCGACTTCTACCTCGCACACCTGCCTACCGATTTCACCGTGGCGCCGGCGCTTGCTGACACGGTCGACAGCTCGGTCCCCTTCAGGGCTCCTGAGCTCGGGTACGCGATCGGCGCGGCAACGACCAGGTCGGACGTGTACGCCCTCGCCCTGAGCCTGCTCTGGTGGGTCAACGGGGACATCCGCCTGACAGACGAAGGCGCCGTCAAGGCACTCCCCGCCGCGGTCGACCCTGCCGACCCGGTGCTCGCCGTGCTGGTCTCGTGCGTCGCTGACGACCCCGCCGGGAGGCCCGAGGCCGGCGACGTGGTGGAACGGTTGAGCGCGCTGCTGCGTCCGCCCCCGCCCCCGAACGCCCCTGCCGACGAGCCGAAGCAGGATGTGTTCGAACCCGACGGGATCGTGGGCGGTCGGTACCGGATAGAGCGCAAGCTCGGACAGGGCGGCTTCGCGACCTCGTGGCTGGCGAGAGTCGTTGATCGAGACGCGTGGCGGGTGATCAAGCAGTTCCACGACTCGACTGCGGTCACCCAGGCGATGCACGAGTTCGAGGCCGCGGAGAAGCTCGTCAGTCCTCGGTGCGCCAGGGTGTGGGACTACTCGGCCGACCCTGCCTACATCGTGTCCGACTACGTCCCCGGTCGCACCCTCAAGGAGCTCGGCGCGGAGCAGAGTGCCGGTGCGGAGGAGTATCGCCGCATCGTTCTCGACGCCCTCGACGGGCTCGCGTATATGCACAGCGAGGGCCACCTGCACCGGGACATCTCCCCTAACAACATCGTCGTGACCAACGAGGGTCGGGCTGTCCTCATCGATTTCGGACTGACGACGGCGAAGAGCGAGGCCGTCACGATCGCTGGCACCCTGGCGTTCGTAGCGCCCGAGGTGCTGGCGGCGGGGCCATGGTCGCCGGCCGCCGACCTCTACGCCCTGGGCGTGAGCGTCCTGCGCACCATGCTCGGCCGCGAGCCCTATCGCAGTCATGACAAGTCCGAACTCGTGCCGCTCTCCCGCGAGGAGCAGGAGAGGTGGGGGGCGGACGGCTCCGCCATCGTCAACGCGCTCTTCCGACTGGTGGAGGCCGACACCAGCGTGCGACCGTCGTCCGCCGCAGACTTCGCCCGGTATCTCAAGACTGTCGCCGCGACCGACGTCGAGCCGGGCGAGAGGGCGCAGAATCCGACCGTCCTCAGCCTCCGTCGCCTCTACCGGGGCAGCGCCGTCGGCAACGCCGGCAACCGTGGTCTCGACGATCGCTTCGCTCGGGAGACGTACGTCAGGACGCTGCTGGACACCCAGCTCACGCCGAGCGTGCTCCGAGGCGAGCTCGACGTCGTTCTCCTGACCGGCAACCCCGGTGACGGCAAGACCTCATTCCTCTCCACCCTGCGCCGCCGCCTCACCGACGAAGGTGCTGTAGACGTGACCGAGCCCACGGCGGCCGGATGGCGGATGAAGCTGGGAGACCGCACCTTCGCGGCGGTGTACGACGCGAGCGAGGCACGCGACGGGAAGTCCTCTGATCAGCTCCTCGTCGAGGCCCTCGAAGGAGGCGCCGAGCACACCGCGCTCGTGGCGATCAACGACGGCCGTCTCCTGAACTTCTTCCAGGCCCACGCCGACGTCTACGAGGACCTCTACGTCGCAGTCGACCAGTACGCACGCGGGCGCCCCGTCCAGAACTCGCGGGTGGCCGTCGTCGACCTCAAGCGACGGTCGATCGCGCCGACGGGCGGGGGCGGATCCGGACTGGCCGGGAAGGTGCTGGACTCGTTCGTCGCGGACGAGCTCTGGCTCGCCTGCCAGCCCTGTCGGGCCCGCGGCATCTGCCCGATCTTCGCGAACCGCGACATCTTGCGGGGCTCCGGCCGTGGGCCCCTGCTCGAGCTCGTCGCTATCTCCCACCTCCGCCGCAAGCGCCGCGCCACCTTCCGTGACGTCCGCTCGGCCATCGCATGGACCCTCACGGGAGACCGCTCGTGCGATGACGTCCACAAAGCGATCGAGGAGGGCCGAGACCTGCGACTGGCCACGGACGCGTTCGCCTTCGACCTGGCGTTCTCCGCCGGGAACCCCGACTATCTCGTCGCCGAGTGGGCGAGCGTCGATCCGGCGACGCTCGCCGCGCCCGGCGTGGAGCGAGCCATGCGCAGTGAGACGCTCGAGCTCTACACCCCGCGGCGCCCGGGCTTCGAGACCCGTCAGGTCTTCTTCGGCTCCACGAGCACACGAGCCCTCCGCGATGAGGTGCGCGCCTATCGCTTCTTCGACGAGTTCGTCGACGCACTCAACGGCGACCTCGACGGCTCCGTGAAGGAGACCGTCCTGCTCGGGCTCAGCCGCGTCCTGGGCGCCCACGGCTACCAAGGAAGCGCACTCGCGCTGCGGGATGGTGAGAGCGACGGCTGGTCGGTACTCCGCGAGATCCCGGCGGAGGAGTTCACACTCGTCGCGCTCGAGCCCGACGGGAGGTTCGTGGAGTCGCAGCCCGAAGGACTGCGCCTCTCGCACAGGCTCGGCTCCATCGTGCTCACGCTCGACTCGTACGAGCTGATCCGGCGTGCGGCTGACGGCGAGATCCTCGGCGACTCGGGCGCAGAGGCCGTCAAGCTCGAGTTGGCGTCGTTCGGGAACGTGCTGCGGACGACGCCGGCACACCGGGTCGTCGTCGTCGATCCGTCCGGCGGGAGCGACCTGGTGCGCAATGTCGGCGGCGTCCTCACCCGGGAGGGGGCGGACTCATGA
- the mads7 gene encoding methylation-associated defense system protein MAD7, with amino-acid sequence MKIELPEELRTFAYRELTVVEPNDTDVERMLTQIFELAIKQGRTATNVSAAKLYDEKRAALAQSGHLAGFNDTRGRAVLDGWLRASVVEMGRAGRARASEQMQYLRPTTVAVFRAGFPARSRHRGADMVVYRELLREMAARLGPSEGSTDKAAAWIREQFTGAFGPGVTFSDPPKWAPTYDGTTDVDITALLTLYFVELFDAKSAAKDRDAEQTARYRSPVPGATRPLGADVLDYLQAYGERAPSLVMSQHMAAILGLRLFQLPLRIARATRELIETGQIPHDMVDDDASNPLEQYVDFTGSKGSPSDLLARECVQRDLEITRQFFRDRLYLLSIRGAPALKAELADQSLSPAERVALVADAKEIPRVVGHLEYLLSRIVDLNEQSDDEDARHFLATMEADPRPAADRLADVLVEALKKRGYENAVKWFWSAGGIKTDIGVLTGALNVRSSWAYAPSDKLLASLLAVTFARRGGGAAHAELTIGEVLKQLEERFGLLVNRPPCAMATAANRAAAAENLEAFKYRLQLLGVFEGLSDDLDAQRVRNPLVNLSENA; translated from the coding sequence ATGAAGATCGAGCTGCCTGAGGAGCTCCGCACCTTCGCCTACCGCGAGCTGACGGTGGTCGAGCCGAACGACACGGACGTCGAGCGCATGCTGACGCAGATCTTCGAGCTGGCGATCAAGCAGGGGCGCACCGCGACCAACGTCAGCGCGGCGAAGCTGTACGACGAGAAGCGGGCTGCCTTGGCGCAGAGCGGACATCTGGCCGGCTTCAACGACACGCGCGGCCGTGCCGTGCTGGACGGTTGGCTCCGCGCGTCTGTCGTCGAGATGGGACGCGCGGGTCGCGCGCGTGCGAGCGAGCAGATGCAGTACTTGCGGCCCACGACGGTGGCTGTCTTCCGGGCTGGCTTCCCTGCCCGGTCGCGCCACCGCGGTGCCGACATGGTCGTCTACCGCGAGCTCCTGCGCGAGATGGCCGCTCGACTGGGGCCTTCCGAGGGTTCAACAGACAAGGCTGCTGCCTGGATCCGGGAGCAGTTCACAGGGGCCTTCGGTCCGGGCGTGACCTTCAGCGATCCCCCCAAATGGGCGCCGACTTACGACGGGACGACCGACGTCGACATCACCGCCCTGCTGACGCTGTACTTTGTCGAGCTGTTCGACGCCAAGTCCGCTGCGAAGGACAGGGATGCCGAGCAGACTGCCCGGTATAGGTCGCCCGTGCCGGGCGCGACGAGGCCGCTCGGTGCGGACGTCCTCGACTACCTCCAGGCTTACGGCGAACGAGCCCCGTCGCTCGTGATGTCGCAGCACATGGCCGCGATTCTCGGTCTCCGTCTGTTCCAGCTCCCCCTGCGGATCGCGCGGGCGACCCGCGAGCTCATCGAGACAGGGCAGATCCCGCACGACATGGTCGACGACGACGCCTCCAACCCGCTGGAGCAGTACGTCGACTTCACAGGTAGCAAGGGTTCCCCCTCGGACCTGCTGGCTCGCGAGTGTGTGCAGCGCGATCTCGAGATCACCCGGCAGTTCTTTCGGGACCGCCTGTACCTGCTGTCGATCCGAGGAGCGCCCGCGCTCAAGGCCGAGCTCGCCGACCAGAGCTTGAGCCCGGCCGAGAGGGTCGCGCTGGTCGCAGACGCGAAGGAGATCCCGCGCGTCGTCGGGCACCTCGAGTACCTCCTGTCGCGGATCGTCGACCTCAACGAGCAGAGCGACGACGAGGACGCGCGCCACTTTCTCGCCACCATGGAGGCGGACCCCCGCCCGGCGGCGGACCGACTCGCTGACGTCCTCGTCGAGGCGCTGAAGAAGCGTGGCTACGAGAACGCCGTCAAGTGGTTCTGGTCCGCGGGCGGCATCAAGACCGACATCGGTGTGCTGACCGGCGCCCTGAACGTGCGGAGCTCGTGGGCGTATGCCCCGTCGGACAAGCTGCTGGCGTCGCTACTGGCCGTGACGTTCGCCCGGCGAGGAGGCGGAGCGGCACATGCGGAGCTGACGATCGGCGAGGTCCTGAAGCAGCTGGAGGAGCGGTTCGGCCTCCTCGTGAACCGACCTCCGTGCGCCATGGCGACGGCTGCCAACCGAGCCGCCGCGGCCGAGAACCTCGAAGCGTTCAAGTACCGGCTTCAGCTGCTCGGCGTCTTCGAAGGACTCAGCGACGACCTCGATGCGCAGCGGGTGCGCAATCCCTTGGTGAACCTCTCGGAGAACGCATGA